From a region of the Gossypium raimondii isolate GPD5lz chromosome 10, ASM2569854v1, whole genome shotgun sequence genome:
- the LOC105777346 gene encoding phosphoinositide phosphatase SAC6 isoform X1 gives MKEKAEPVQKLYTRMRLWEFPDEYVIEPTDGSSASSSLSISLVDASMKLIDSIPECSSFRVPKIQMIFGVVGMLKLVAGSYLFVITERKCVGSYLGHPIFKVISLKVLPCVHSVKNSTPEQKKMENEFSRLLKVAERTTGLYFSYDTNLTLSTQRLYDLGNESKMLPLWRQAEPRFLWNSYMLEALIDKKLDPYLLPVVQGSFHNFQATIGKEIVDVTLIARRCTRRNGTRMWRRGADSEGHVANFVETEQIIQINGFTSSFVQVRGSIPFLWEQIVDLTYKPKFEIVRPEEAPQIAERHFLDLRKMYGSVLAVDLLNKHGGEGRLSDMFSNAMQPIVSEDLRYLHFDFTKICGHVHFERLSFLYDQIADFLVKNGYFLLNEESEKMEQLGVVRTNCIDCLDRTNITQSMIGRKILELQLRRIGVFAAEETISSHPKLDRCFRILWANHGDDISIQYSGTAALKGDLVRSGQRRVQGILKDRYISFKRYYLNNFSDGTKQDAIDLLQGHYKVSVGGDITPPSQTGGLEAIASFPLALCLVLIGLLLTTMSLGQVGNDPRHLLFSVVWGSISVGIASFVRAKGRIFCNRPRLQLHDKPGY, from the exons ATGAAGGAGAAGGCTGAGCCAGTCCAAAAGCTATATACAAGGATGCGGTTATGGGAATTCCCTGATGAATATGTGATCGAACCCACCGATGGCTCTTCTGCTTCCTCCTCCCTTTCGATTAGTCTTGTTGATGCCTCAATGAAGCTCATTG ATAGTATTCCAGAATGCAGCTCTTTCCGTGTTCCTAAGATTCAAATGATTTTTGGAGTAGTTGGAATGCTAAAACTTGTAGCGG ggtcttatttatttgttataactGAGAGAAAATGTGTTGGATCTTACTTGGGGCATCCCATCTTCAAAGTTATATCCTTGAAGGTTCTTCCctgtgttcattcggttaaaaACTCTACTCCGGAACAG AAAAAGATGGAGAATGAATTTTCTCGGCTGCTAAAAGTTGCAGAGAGGACTACTGGACTCTATTTCTCTTATGACACCAATTTAACACTGAG TACTCAGCGATTATATGATCTGGGAAATGAGTCCAAAATGCTTCCTCTATGGAGACAG GCAGAACCTAGATTTCTTTGGAACAGTTATATGTTGGAAGCACTTATAGACAAGAAG CTTGATCCCTATTTGCTTCCAGTTGTCCAAGGGA GCTTTCATAATTTCCAAGCAACTATTGGAAAAGAAATTGTAGATGTTACACTGATTGCTAGGAGATGTACAAGGAGAAACG GAACCCGGATGTGGAGAAGAGGAGCTGATTCTGAGGGGCACGTTGCAAATTTTGTGGAAACTGAGCAAATTATTCAGATTAATGGGTTTACTTCATCATTTGTTCAG GTTCGGGGGTCAATACCATTTCTGTGGGAGCAAATTGTTGATTTGACTTATAAGCCTAAATTTGAGATTGTGAGACCTGAAGAAGCT CCACAGATAGCCGAGAGGCATTTTCTGGATCTGAGAAAAATGTATGGATCTGTTCTAGCTGTTGATCTTCTCAACAAG CATGGAGGTGAGGGACGTTTAAGCGATATGTTCTCAAATGCAATGCAGCCCATAGTTAGTGAAGATTTAAG ATATCTGCACTTTGATTTCACTAAGATCTGTGGACATGTTCATTTTGAGCGCCTTTCCTTCCTCTATGACCAAATTGCAGATTTTCTTGtgaaaaatgg GTACTTCTTGTTGAATGAAGAGAGTGAGAAAATGGAGCAACTTGGAGTTGTAAGGACCAATTGTATTGATTGCTTAGACCGCACCAATATTACACAG AGCATGATAGGTAGGAAAATCTTGGAACTTCAGCTCAGGAGGATTGGGGTTTTTGCAGCTGAAGAAACCATTAGCTCACATCCAAAGCTTGATAGATGCTTTAGAATAT TGTGGGCTAATCATGGGGATGACATAAGCATACAATATTCTGGCACTGCTGCACTAAAAGGAGATCTTGTCAG GTCTGGTCAGCGAAGAGTTCAGGGGATCCTTAAAGATAGATATATTTCCTTTAAACGCTATTATTTGAATAACTTTTCTGATGGAACAAAACAG GATGCGATCGATCTCCTCCAAGGACATTACAAAGTCTCTGTAGGAGGGGATATAACACCTCCATCTCAAACAGGAGGCCTTGAGGCTATAGCT TCCTTTCCGCTAGCTTTGTGTTTGGTATTGATAGGGTTGTTATTGACAACAATGTCATTGGGGCAAG TTGGAAATGATCCAAGACATCTGCTTTTCTCAGTTGTGTGGGGAAGCATTAGTGTTGGTATTGCATCTTTTGTTAGGGCCAAGGGCAGGATTTTCTGTAATCGGCCTCGTTTACAATTGCATGATAAACCTGGGTATTGA
- the LOC105777346 gene encoding phosphoinositide phosphatase SAC6 isoform X3, which produces MIFGVVGMLKLVAGSYLFVITERKCVGSYLGHPIFKVISLKVLPCVHSVKNSTPEQKKMENEFSRLLKVAERTTGLYFSYDTNLTLSTQRLYDLGNESKMLPLWRQAEPRFLWNSYMLEALIDKKLDPYLLPVVQGSFHNFQATIGKEIVDVTLIARRCTRRNGTRMWRRGADSEGHVANFVETEQIIQINGFTSSFVQVRGSIPFLWEQIVDLTYKPKFEIVRPEEAPQIAERHFLDLRKMYGSVLAVDLLNKHGGEGRLSDMFSNAMQPIVSEDLRYLHFDFTKICGHVHFERLSFLYDQIADFLVKNGYFLLNEESEKMEQLGVVRTNCIDCLDRTNITQSMIGRKILELQLRRIGVFAAEETISSHPKLDRCFRILWANHGDDISIQYSGTAALKGDLVRSGQRRVQGILKDRYISFKRYYLNNFSDGTKQDAIDLLQGHYKVSVGGDITPPSQTGGLEAIASFPLALCLVLIGLLLTTMSLGQVGNDPRHLLFSVVWGSISVGIASFVRAKGRIFCNRPRLQLHDKPGY; this is translated from the exons ATGATTTTTGGAGTAGTTGGAATGCTAAAACTTGTAGCGG ggtcttatttatttgttataactGAGAGAAAATGTGTTGGATCTTACTTGGGGCATCCCATCTTCAAAGTTATATCCTTGAAGGTTCTTCCctgtgttcattcggttaaaaACTCTACTCCGGAACAG AAAAAGATGGAGAATGAATTTTCTCGGCTGCTAAAAGTTGCAGAGAGGACTACTGGACTCTATTTCTCTTATGACACCAATTTAACACTGAG TACTCAGCGATTATATGATCTGGGAAATGAGTCCAAAATGCTTCCTCTATGGAGACAG GCAGAACCTAGATTTCTTTGGAACAGTTATATGTTGGAAGCACTTATAGACAAGAAG CTTGATCCCTATTTGCTTCCAGTTGTCCAAGGGA GCTTTCATAATTTCCAAGCAACTATTGGAAAAGAAATTGTAGATGTTACACTGATTGCTAGGAGATGTACAAGGAGAAACG GAACCCGGATGTGGAGAAGAGGAGCTGATTCTGAGGGGCACGTTGCAAATTTTGTGGAAACTGAGCAAATTATTCAGATTAATGGGTTTACTTCATCATTTGTTCAG GTTCGGGGGTCAATACCATTTCTGTGGGAGCAAATTGTTGATTTGACTTATAAGCCTAAATTTGAGATTGTGAGACCTGAAGAAGCT CCACAGATAGCCGAGAGGCATTTTCTGGATCTGAGAAAAATGTATGGATCTGTTCTAGCTGTTGATCTTCTCAACAAG CATGGAGGTGAGGGACGTTTAAGCGATATGTTCTCAAATGCAATGCAGCCCATAGTTAGTGAAGATTTAAG ATATCTGCACTTTGATTTCACTAAGATCTGTGGACATGTTCATTTTGAGCGCCTTTCCTTCCTCTATGACCAAATTGCAGATTTTCTTGtgaaaaatgg GTACTTCTTGTTGAATGAAGAGAGTGAGAAAATGGAGCAACTTGGAGTTGTAAGGACCAATTGTATTGATTGCTTAGACCGCACCAATATTACACAG AGCATGATAGGTAGGAAAATCTTGGAACTTCAGCTCAGGAGGATTGGGGTTTTTGCAGCTGAAGAAACCATTAGCTCACATCCAAAGCTTGATAGATGCTTTAGAATAT TGTGGGCTAATCATGGGGATGACATAAGCATACAATATTCTGGCACTGCTGCACTAAAAGGAGATCTTGTCAG GTCTGGTCAGCGAAGAGTTCAGGGGATCCTTAAAGATAGATATATTTCCTTTAAACGCTATTATTTGAATAACTTTTCTGATGGAACAAAACAG GATGCGATCGATCTCCTCCAAGGACATTACAAAGTCTCTGTAGGAGGGGATATAACACCTCCATCTCAAACAGGAGGCCTTGAGGCTATAGCT TCCTTTCCGCTAGCTTTGTGTTTGGTATTGATAGGGTTGTTATTGACAACAATGTCATTGGGGCAAG TTGGAAATGATCCAAGACATCTGCTTTTCTCAGTTGTGTGGGGAAGCATTAGTGTTGGTATTGCATCTTTTGTTAGGGCCAAGGGCAGGATTTTCTGTAATCGGCCTCGTTTACAATTGCATGATAAACCTGGGTATTGA
- the LOC105777346 gene encoding phosphoinositide phosphatase SAC6 isoform X2: protein MKEKAEPVQKLYTRMRLWEFPDEYVIEPTDGSSASSSLSISLVDASMKLIDSIPECSSFRVPKIQMIFGVVGMLKLVAVISLKVLPCVHSVKNSTPEQKKMENEFSRLLKVAERTTGLYFSYDTNLTLSTQRLYDLGNESKMLPLWRQAEPRFLWNSYMLEALIDKKLDPYLLPVVQGSFHNFQATIGKEIVDVTLIARRCTRRNGTRMWRRGADSEGHVANFVETEQIIQINGFTSSFVQVRGSIPFLWEQIVDLTYKPKFEIVRPEEAPQIAERHFLDLRKMYGSVLAVDLLNKHGGEGRLSDMFSNAMQPIVSEDLRYLHFDFTKICGHVHFERLSFLYDQIADFLVKNGYFLLNEESEKMEQLGVVRTNCIDCLDRTNITQSMIGRKILELQLRRIGVFAAEETISSHPKLDRCFRILWANHGDDISIQYSGTAALKGDLVRSGQRRVQGILKDRYISFKRYYLNNFSDGTKQDAIDLLQGHYKVSVGGDITPPSQTGGLEAIASFPLALCLVLIGLLLTTMSLGQVGNDPRHLLFSVVWGSISVGIASFVRAKGRIFCNRPRLQLHDKPGY, encoded by the exons ATGAAGGAGAAGGCTGAGCCAGTCCAAAAGCTATATACAAGGATGCGGTTATGGGAATTCCCTGATGAATATGTGATCGAACCCACCGATGGCTCTTCTGCTTCCTCCTCCCTTTCGATTAGTCTTGTTGATGCCTCAATGAAGCTCATTG ATAGTATTCCAGAATGCAGCTCTTTCCGTGTTCCTAAGATTCAAATGATTTTTGGAGTAGTTGGAATGCTAAAACTTGTAGCGG TTATATCCTTGAAGGTTCTTCCctgtgttcattcggttaaaaACTCTACTCCGGAACAG AAAAAGATGGAGAATGAATTTTCTCGGCTGCTAAAAGTTGCAGAGAGGACTACTGGACTCTATTTCTCTTATGACACCAATTTAACACTGAG TACTCAGCGATTATATGATCTGGGAAATGAGTCCAAAATGCTTCCTCTATGGAGACAG GCAGAACCTAGATTTCTTTGGAACAGTTATATGTTGGAAGCACTTATAGACAAGAAG CTTGATCCCTATTTGCTTCCAGTTGTCCAAGGGA GCTTTCATAATTTCCAAGCAACTATTGGAAAAGAAATTGTAGATGTTACACTGATTGCTAGGAGATGTACAAGGAGAAACG GAACCCGGATGTGGAGAAGAGGAGCTGATTCTGAGGGGCACGTTGCAAATTTTGTGGAAACTGAGCAAATTATTCAGATTAATGGGTTTACTTCATCATTTGTTCAG GTTCGGGGGTCAATACCATTTCTGTGGGAGCAAATTGTTGATTTGACTTATAAGCCTAAATTTGAGATTGTGAGACCTGAAGAAGCT CCACAGATAGCCGAGAGGCATTTTCTGGATCTGAGAAAAATGTATGGATCTGTTCTAGCTGTTGATCTTCTCAACAAG CATGGAGGTGAGGGACGTTTAAGCGATATGTTCTCAAATGCAATGCAGCCCATAGTTAGTGAAGATTTAAG ATATCTGCACTTTGATTTCACTAAGATCTGTGGACATGTTCATTTTGAGCGCCTTTCCTTCCTCTATGACCAAATTGCAGATTTTCTTGtgaaaaatgg GTACTTCTTGTTGAATGAAGAGAGTGAGAAAATGGAGCAACTTGGAGTTGTAAGGACCAATTGTATTGATTGCTTAGACCGCACCAATATTACACAG AGCATGATAGGTAGGAAAATCTTGGAACTTCAGCTCAGGAGGATTGGGGTTTTTGCAGCTGAAGAAACCATTAGCTCACATCCAAAGCTTGATAGATGCTTTAGAATAT TGTGGGCTAATCATGGGGATGACATAAGCATACAATATTCTGGCACTGCTGCACTAAAAGGAGATCTTGTCAG GTCTGGTCAGCGAAGAGTTCAGGGGATCCTTAAAGATAGATATATTTCCTTTAAACGCTATTATTTGAATAACTTTTCTGATGGAACAAAACAG GATGCGATCGATCTCCTCCAAGGACATTACAAAGTCTCTGTAGGAGGGGATATAACACCTCCATCTCAAACAGGAGGCCTTGAGGCTATAGCT TCCTTTCCGCTAGCTTTGTGTTTGGTATTGATAGGGTTGTTATTGACAACAATGTCATTGGGGCAAG TTGGAAATGATCCAAGACATCTGCTTTTCTCAGTTGTGTGGGGAAGCATTAGTGTTGGTATTGCATCTTTTGTTAGGGCCAAGGGCAGGATTTTCTGTAATCGGCCTCGTTTACAATTGCATGATAAACCTGGGTATTGA